In one window of Zingiber officinale cultivar Zhangliang chromosome 11A, Zo_v1.1, whole genome shotgun sequence DNA:
- the LOC122031435 gene encoding flap endonuclease 1-A-like — protein ISHLQGMFNRTIRLLEAGIEPVYVFDGQPPELKKQEIAKRYLKRKDATNDLNTTIETGDLEGIEKYSKRTVKVTKQHNKDCKRLLRLMGVPTIEAPCEAEAQCAALCKSDKVFAVASENMDTLTFGVPRFLHHLMDPSSKKIFVMEFDVSKVLKELRLTMDQFIDLCILSGCDYCDNIKGGAIREA, from the exons ATAAGTCATTTGCAAGGGATGTTCAATCGAACTATCAGATTATTAGAAGCAGGTATCGAGCCAGT ATATGTATTTGATGGTCAACCTCCAGAGTTGAAGAAACAAGAAATTGCCAAAAG ataTTTAAAGAGGAAAGATGCAACTAACGATCTGAACACAACAATTGAG ACTGGTGATTTGGAGGGAATTGAAAAATACAGCAAAAGGACTGTCAAG GTAACCAAGCAACATAATAAAGATTGTAAACGTCTCTTAAGACTAATGGGTGTGCCTACTATTGAG GCACCCTGTGAAGCAGAAGCTCAATGCGCAGCTCTTTGCAAAAGTGACAAG GTGTTTGCGGTTGCCTCAGAAAACATGGATACTTTAACTTTTGGGGTACCaaggtttctccatcatttaatGGATCCTAGTTCCAAAAAAATCTTTGTGATGGAATTTGACGTTTCAAAG GTTCTTAAAGAACTAAGACTCACTATGGATCAGTTCATTGATTTGTGTATTCTCTCTGGATGTGATTATTGTGATAACATTAAAG GTggggcaattcgtgaggcttga